In Constrictibacter sp. MBR-5, a single genomic region encodes these proteins:
- a CDS encoding amidase family protein: MGDALWRWDAVDLAQGIRTRRISSREATEACLARMEAVNGKLNAVTVPMPEQALAAADAADAAVKRGDVLGPLHGVPVTMKENVDQAGCATANGVVAYKDLIADTDSAPVANWKAAGAVILGRTNAPAFSLRWDTDNDLRGRTFNPWSRGHTPGGSSGGAAAAAAAGIGPLAHGNDYGGSVRYPAYCCGLAGIRPSFGRVPAYNPTVQGERPMTAQLMSVQGPLARKVRDVRIGLAAMARRDARDPWFVPAPMDGPPAARPIRVALCADPSGLGVHPAVAEAVKIAGEALADAGYAVEAVEPPSIGEAAALWRRLVATDIRMLQWQTIQDLGDEGARRSVGFMTGSEPPLDLEGYMKALAERSRHVRDWTLFLDRYPIVLTPVSTEPPFAIGFDTDSAESMDRTMTAQRVQTAVPLIGMPAAVVPVGSVEGLPLGVHLIGPRFREDLILDAAEVIEARHGLDTPIDPAW, from the coding sequence ATGGGCGACGCACTCTGGCGCTGGGACGCCGTCGATCTGGCGCAGGGCATCCGCACGCGCCGCATCTCCAGTCGTGAGGCTACCGAGGCGTGTCTCGCCCGCATGGAGGCGGTGAACGGCAAGCTGAACGCGGTGACGGTGCCGATGCCCGAGCAGGCGCTCGCCGCCGCCGATGCCGCGGATGCCGCCGTGAAGCGCGGCGACGTGCTGGGCCCGCTGCACGGCGTCCCGGTCACGATGAAGGAGAATGTCGATCAGGCCGGCTGTGCGACCGCCAACGGCGTCGTAGCCTACAAGGACCTGATCGCCGACACGGACAGTGCGCCGGTGGCCAACTGGAAGGCGGCGGGCGCCGTCATCCTGGGCCGGACCAATGCTCCCGCCTTCAGCCTGCGCTGGGACACGGACAACGACCTGCGCGGCAGGACCTTCAATCCCTGGTCGCGCGGCCATACGCCGGGCGGGTCGAGCGGCGGCGCGGCGGCGGCAGCCGCGGCCGGCATCGGTCCGCTGGCGCACGGCAACGACTATGGCGGGTCGGTCCGTTATCCTGCCTATTGCTGTGGCCTGGCGGGAATCCGGCCGAGCTTCGGCCGCGTGCCGGCCTACAATCCGACGGTCCAGGGCGAGCGCCCGATGACGGCGCAGTTGATGTCGGTGCAGGGGCCGCTGGCGCGCAAGGTGCGCGACGTGCGGATCGGGCTGGCCGCCATGGCGCGCCGGGATGCGCGCGATCCCTGGTTCGTGCCGGCGCCGATGGACGGGCCGCCGGCGGCCCGTCCGATCAGGGTCGCCCTCTGCGCGGATCCCTCCGGGCTCGGCGTTCATCCCGCGGTTGCCGAAGCGGTGAAGATCGCGGGCGAGGCGCTGGCCGACGCTGGCTATGCGGTGGAAGCGGTGGAGCCGCCGTCGATCGGCGAAGCGGCGGCGCTCTGGCGGCGGCTCGTCGCGACCGACATCCGCATGCTGCAGTGGCAGACGATCCAGGACCTGGGCGACGAAGGCGCCAGACGCTCGGTCGGCTTCATGACGGGGTCGGAGCCGCCGCTCGACCTCGAAGGCTATATGAAGGCCTTGGCGGAGCGCAGCAGGCATGTCCGCGACTGGACGCTGTTCCTCGACCGCTACCCCATCGTCCTGACGCCCGTCAGCACCGAGCCGCCCTTCGCCATCGGCTTCGACACCGACAGCGCGGAGAGCATGGATCGGACGATGACGGCGCAGCGGGTGCAGACGGCGGTGCCGCTGATCGGAATGCCGGCGGCGGTGGTCCCGGTCGGATCGGTCGAGGGCCTGCCGCTCGGCGTCCACCTGATCGGGCCGCGCTTCCGGGAAGACCTCATCCTCGACGCGGCCGAGGTGATCGAGGCGCGCCACGGACTGGACACGCCGATCGATCCGGCCTGGTAA
- a CDS encoding acyl-CoA dehydrogenase, with the protein MSSATAAKADTSSPAQKAKLAPFTWEDPFLLSEQLTEDERIVQDSARRYCQENLFPGVLMAHRNETFDRKTFLELGANGFLGIGIEGYGCPGGSHVMYGLIAREVERVDSAYRSAMSVQSSLVMFPIYSYGSEEQREKYLPKLASGEWVGCFGLTEPDSGSDAGGMKTRATKVDGGWRLNGAKMWITSSPIADVAVVWAKTEDDTIRGFIVERGYEGFKTPKIEGKFSLRASPTGEIVLENVFVPDENLLPNVRGLGGPFGCLNKARYGIAWGAMGAAEFCWHAARQYTLDRKAFGRPLAATQLIQKKLADMQTEIALGFQAALRVGRMLDEHIAAPEAISLIKRNNCGKALDIARAARDMHGGNGVADEYHVIRHVINLEAVNTYEGTHDVHALILGRAQTGIQAFG; encoded by the coding sequence ATGTCCAGCGCGACGGCCGCAAAGGCAGACACCAGCAGCCCCGCCCAGAAGGCCAAGCTGGCCCCGTTCACCTGGGAGGATCCGTTTCTGCTCTCCGAGCAGCTGACCGAGGACGAGCGGATCGTTCAGGACAGCGCCCGCCGCTACTGCCAGGAGAACCTCTTCCCCGGCGTGCTGATGGCCCACCGGAACGAGACGTTCGACCGGAAGACCTTCCTGGAGCTGGGAGCAAACGGCTTCCTCGGCATCGGCATCGAGGGCTATGGCTGCCCCGGCGGCAGCCATGTGATGTATGGCCTGATCGCCCGCGAGGTCGAGCGCGTCGACAGCGCCTATCGCTCGGCGATGAGCGTCCAGTCCAGCCTCGTGATGTTCCCGATCTACAGCTACGGCTCGGAAGAACAGCGCGAGAAGTATCTGCCGAAGCTGGCGTCCGGCGAATGGGTCGGCTGCTTCGGCCTGACCGAGCCCGACAGCGGGTCGGACGCGGGCGGGATGAAGACACGCGCCACCAAGGTCGACGGCGGCTGGCGCCTGAACGGCGCCAAGATGTGGATTACCTCCTCGCCGATCGCCGACGTCGCGGTGGTCTGGGCAAAGACCGAGGACGACACGATCCGCGGCTTCATCGTCGAGCGCGGCTATGAGGGCTTCAAGACGCCGAAGATCGAGGGCAAGTTCTCGCTGCGCGCCTCGCCGACCGGCGAGATCGTGCTGGAGAACGTCTTCGTTCCCGACGAGAACCTCCTGCCCAACGTGCGCGGCCTCGGCGGCCCGTTCGGCTGCCTCAACAAGGCGCGCTACGGCATCGCCTGGGGTGCCATGGGTGCGGCGGAGTTCTGCTGGCACGCCGCCCGCCAGTACACGCTCGACCGCAAGGCCTTCGGCCGCCCGCTCGCCGCGACGCAGCTGATCCAGAAGAAGCTGGCCGACATGCAGACCGAGATCGCGCTGGGCTTCCAGGCGGCGCTGCGCGTCGGCCGGATGCTCGACGAGCACATCGCCGCCCCGGAGGCGATCTCGCTGATCAAGCGCAACAATTGTGGCAAGGCGCTCGATATCGCGCGCGCCGCCCGCGACATGCACGGCGGCAACGGCGTGGCGGACGAATACCACGTCATCCGTCACGTGATTAACCTGGAGGCCGTGAACACCTACGAGGGCACGCACGACGTGCACGCCCTGATCCTGGGCCGCGCCCAGACGGGCATCCAGGCGTTCGGCTGA
- a CDS encoding sulfite exporter TauE/SafE family protein — protein sequence MPDLITLLELAAILAMTGVVAGILAGLLGVGGGIVIVPVLFQMFALIDVDPSIRMHLAVGTSLTTIVATSAISTRAHNRRGAVDWDLLKSWWIWILLGTLAGTAVAGYVRSAVLIAVFACVALFVSIFMATTKPDFRLRDGLPRGAGKAASGAAMGAVSAMMGIGGGTLGVPFMSACGYPVHKAVGTAAAIGFIIAVPATFGFMLSGWGDEALPELSIGFVSILGVVLITPLSTAAAPWGARLAHAASPIVLRRLFALFLLLTAARMFWGLL from the coding sequence ATGCCCGACCTGATCACGCTCCTCGAACTCGCCGCGATCCTGGCGATGACCGGCGTCGTCGCCGGTATCCTCGCCGGACTGCTCGGCGTCGGTGGCGGCATCGTCATCGTGCCGGTGCTGTTCCAGATGTTCGCGCTGATCGACGTGGACCCGTCGATCCGCATGCATCTGGCGGTGGGCACTTCGCTGACCACCATCGTCGCCACCTCGGCGATCTCTACCAGGGCACACAACCGGCGCGGCGCGGTCGACTGGGACCTGCTGAAGTCGTGGTGGATCTGGATCCTGCTGGGCACGCTCGCCGGAACCGCCGTCGCCGGCTATGTGCGCAGCGCGGTGCTGATCGCGGTCTTCGCCTGCGTCGCGCTGTTCGTGTCGATCTTCATGGCGACGACGAAGCCCGACTTCCGCCTGCGCGACGGGCTGCCGCGGGGCGCGGGCAAGGCCGCTTCGGGCGCGGCCATGGGTGCGGTGTCGGCGATGATGGGTATCGGCGGTGGCACCCTGGGCGTGCCGTTCATGAGCGCCTGCGGCTATCCGGTGCACAAGGCGGTCGGGACCGCGGCGGCGATCGGCTTCATCATCGCCGTGCCGGCGACGTTCGGCTTCATGCTGTCGGGCTGGGGCGACGAGGCCTTGCCGGAACTGAGCATCGGCTTCGTGAGCATTCTGGGCGTGGTGCTCATCACGCCGCTGAGTACCGCGGCGGCACCCTGGGGGGCGAGGCTGGCGCATGCCGCATCGCCGATCGTGCTGCGTCGGCTCTTCGCGTTGTTCCTGCTGCTCACCGCAGCGCGGATGTTCTGGGGCCTGCTCTGA